The proteins below are encoded in one region of Buttiauxella gaviniae:
- a CDS encoding kinase inhibitor: protein MKRVAILSASILATLSFSVSAASAFTVSSSDISQDKPLTETQVFQGFGCSGSNISPQLAWKNPPAGTKSFAVTVYDPDAPSGSGWWHWTVVNIPAETRTIPAGAGDAAKPKLPAGAVQGRNDFGYAGFGGACPPAGAKAHRYQFTVWALSADKLPIDMNASGALVGFMLNSNVIAKTQLTATYGR from the coding sequence ATGAAAAGAGTCGCAATCTTGTCTGCTAGTATTTTGGCTACATTGAGTTTTAGCGTTTCGGCGGCGTCAGCTTTCACCGTCAGCAGCAGTGATATTTCGCAGGATAAACCCTTAACCGAGACTCAGGTTTTCCAGGGCTTTGGCTGTAGCGGGAGCAATATTTCGCCGCAACTGGCCTGGAAGAATCCCCCGGCAGGTACAAAAAGTTTTGCGGTCACGGTTTATGATCCGGATGCGCCAAGCGGCAGCGGCTGGTGGCACTGGACGGTGGTGAATATCCCGGCTGAAACCCGTACCATTCCTGCCGGAGCGGGTGATGCAGCAAAACCTAAATTGCCTGCTGGCGCGGTTCAGGGGCGCAATGATTTTGGGTATGCTGGATTCGGCGGCGCATGCCCTCCGGCGGGCGCTAAAGCGCATCGCTATCAGTTTACCGTTTGGGCGCTGAGTGCCGATAAACTGCCAATAGACATGAATGCGAGCGGGGCGTTGGTCGGCTTTATGCTGAACAGCAATGTGATTGCCAAAACACAATTAACAGCAACATACGGACGATAA
- a CDS encoding aldehyde dehydrogenase gives MQNPSPVSISMLINGLSVDAQNHAIFERRNPLDEHVATIAPAASVNDARSAVEAAGKAFVSWSQTGPNQRRDLLLKAAHALEARQAKFVAAMAAETGASAQWAEFNVHLGAGILREAAALTSQINGEVIPSDVPGNLAMAVRQPAGVVLGMAPWNAPVILGVRAIATPLACGNCVVLKGSEISPATHGLIIDALCEAGFPAGVVNFITNAPQDAPAVVEAMIAHPAVRRVNFTGSTHVGRIIAQTCARYLKPVVLELGGKAPLLVLHDADIELAVNCAAFGAFANSGQICMSTERIVVDKTIADEFAAKFAAKAASLPCRDPRLGPTVLGAVIDVQTVSRCNDLIDDALAKGAKIIAGGKADSTLMPATVLDFVTREMRIYHEESFGPVKSIIRAQNDDHAVAIANDNELGLSAAVFSRDVARAWNIASRIQSGICHINSPTVHDEAQMPFGGVKDSGYGRFGGLAGVHEFTELRWITLQTQPRPLPF, from the coding sequence ATGCAGAACCCATCCCCTGTCTCTATTTCTATGTTAATCAATGGACTGTCCGTTGACGCTCAAAACCATGCGATCTTTGAGCGCCGCAATCCGCTCGACGAGCACGTTGCCACGATTGCCCCAGCGGCAAGCGTTAATGACGCCCGCTCAGCGGTTGAAGCCGCAGGCAAAGCATTTGTAAGTTGGTCACAAACCGGGCCAAATCAGCGCCGTGATTTGCTTCTCAAAGCCGCTCACGCCCTGGAAGCCAGACAGGCCAAATTTGTGGCAGCAATGGCCGCAGAAACCGGCGCGTCGGCGCAGTGGGCAGAATTTAATGTTCATTTGGGAGCCGGAATATTACGTGAAGCCGCAGCCCTCACCTCACAAATTAACGGTGAAGTGATCCCTTCTGATGTACCGGGTAATCTGGCAATGGCTGTTCGCCAGCCCGCAGGCGTAGTGCTGGGAATGGCGCCGTGGAATGCGCCGGTGATACTGGGTGTACGAGCTATCGCAACGCCTCTGGCATGCGGAAACTGTGTGGTGTTAAAAGGATCGGAGATCTCACCTGCCACCCATGGCCTGATTATTGATGCCCTGTGCGAAGCTGGTTTCCCCGCGGGCGTAGTCAATTTCATCACCAACGCCCCGCAAGATGCTCCGGCCGTGGTGGAGGCCATGATTGCCCATCCGGCGGTGCGCCGCGTGAATTTTACCGGTTCAACGCATGTCGGGCGAATCATCGCGCAAACCTGTGCCCGTTACCTCAAACCGGTGGTGCTGGAGCTGGGCGGCAAAGCGCCGCTGCTGGTTCTGCATGACGCAGATATTGAGCTGGCTGTGAATTGTGCCGCGTTCGGGGCTTTTGCTAACTCAGGGCAAATTTGCATGTCTACCGAGCGCATTGTGGTCGATAAAACTATTGCCGATGAATTTGCCGCAAAATTTGCCGCAAAAGCGGCCAGTTTGCCCTGCCGCGACCCACGTCTTGGCCCAACCGTTTTGGGAGCCGTGATTGATGTGCAGACGGTTTCCCGCTGCAATGATTTGATTGATGACGCGCTGGCTAAAGGAGCAAAAATTATTGCCGGTGGCAAAGCGGATTCAACCCTGATGCCCGCCACTGTGCTGGATTTTGTCACCAGGGAAATGCGTATTTATCATGAAGAATCTTTTGGGCCGGTGAAAAGTATTATCCGCGCACAAAACGACGATCACGCGGTCGCTATCGCCAATGACAATGAACTGGGGTTATCTGCCGCCGTGTTTAGCCGCGATGTCGCTCGCGCATGGAATATCGCCAGCCGCATTCAAAGCGGGATCTGCCATATCAACAGCCCGACAGTGCATGATGAAGCACAAATGCCCTTTGGCGGCGTCAAAGATTCAGGTTACGGCCGTTTTGGCGGACTTGCGGGCGTCCATGAATTTACCGAGTTACGCTGGATAACCCTGCAAACGCAGCCGCGCCCTTTACCTTTCTGA
- a CDS encoding helix-turn-helix transcriptional regulator yields MQDLHFQHNHLTTAEVYSSQKHRLHRVKLFSPAICHITQGSKIVIQSENRLVATPEELIIIPANTELEIVNQPAQGLFRSDLLLLSPELLTVFKTHYIQDYPAARLTSLCAPMSRGMAFMWDNLLDAVRQKLPAKLQEHQALGLLLALYHDGLAGPLLIERRYTLTEQVRQIIMMSPAKVWTAQEIAGHLSLGTSTLRRRLQQESQSYRQIIEEVRMSYALSQLQTTALPIGEIAARSGYLSSSRFTARFRQHYGCLPKNVR; encoded by the coding sequence GTGCAGGATTTACATTTTCAGCATAACCATTTGACCACGGCGGAAGTTTACTCCAGCCAGAAGCACCGTTTGCATCGTGTTAAGCTTTTTTCGCCCGCCATCTGCCATATTACCCAGGGCAGCAAAATCGTTATCCAGAGTGAAAACCGGCTGGTCGCCACGCCCGAGGAGCTGATTATTATTCCGGCCAATACCGAATTAGAGATTGTTAACCAACCTGCGCAGGGTTTATTTCGATCAGACTTATTGCTGCTCTCCCCTGAATTATTAACGGTATTTAAAACGCATTATATTCAGGATTATCCCGCCGCGCGGCTCACTTCGTTATGTGCCCCAATGAGCCGGGGGATGGCGTTTATGTGGGATAATTTGCTCGACGCCGTCCGTCAAAAATTACCCGCGAAATTGCAAGAGCATCAGGCTTTAGGCTTATTACTCGCGCTGTATCATGACGGCCTGGCAGGGCCGCTTCTGATTGAACGGCGGTACACTCTGACGGAGCAAGTGCGCCAGATAATAATGATGTCACCGGCAAAAGTGTGGACGGCGCAAGAGATTGCCGGGCATCTCTCACTGGGTACTTCGACGCTTCGCAGGCGGCTGCAACAGGAGTCCCAGAGCTATCGGCAAATTATTGAAGAGGTGCGTATGTCCTACGCATTATCTCAGTTACAAACCACGGCCTTGCCCATCGGCGAGATTGCCGCGCGCAGCGGGTATCTTTCAAGCTCGCGATTTACCGCCCGCTTTCGCCAGCATTATGGGTGTTTGCCGAAAAATGTACGCTAG
- a CDS encoding virulence factor SrfB, protein MFATLYPYKPSVTLIKDSGIQFLDFGLAPQPNAPHTGRFVRKTANGPLLRLDYDVVPGKFTLPGTQGSAPEVVKPESTITLGHSLKVLDKTWLPLPFLRFNPPRTFVGGPDNWARVQIRCLETPDSAGNTVRVTLALDTKILADDNPAAHLAPTQNDVRNGARFALAWQNEEINDFIDQTWVDGWLREVFTQFATRHESRSEREISNALKTFEYQAHYLNIIEMLGAQLAVPEVKIVTATLQAPAIPVDLVLDVGNTHTCGVLIEDHGEANDGLRQTAELQIRSLSEPQTINEAMFTSRLEFSEAKFGKQHFSVESGRDDAFVWPSIARVGDEARRMASARLGTDGASGISSPRRYLWDETPASQDWRFSQMGLKTQREPLATAFPLMNLMNDDGQPLYSLPLEDRLPVFSPQYSRSALMTLMLCELLAQALMQINSVGSRQSMGHLNAPRQLRHLILTLPSAMPKQEREIFRQRMQEAVGLVWKAMEWHPTDEGFTNERDFQKSVVPVPDVQMEWDEATCGQLVWLYNEALVNYAGQSGNFFQSLARPDRQLTADEPPGKTLRVASIDIGGGTTDMAITQYQLDDGVGSNVKIAPRLLFREGFKVAGDDILLDVIQRCVLPALQAQIHQAGVVDTAGLMTTLFGESGRMDTRGTLRQQTALQLFIPLGHAVLSCWENSDPDDRHASLDATFGELLTQRPTDNVINYVQQAVQHALPADAPAFDLFSVPLQVEMRALQDAMLAGQFTLTAPLQALCEVIGHYCCDVLLVTGRPACLPGVQAMLRYQQPVPVNRIVWLDNYQTHEWYPFSQQGRIGNPKSTAAVGAMLCSLAMDLRLPGFNFKASDIQAYSTVRYLGMLDGNNTLTEKNVWYREIDLDDPKSTLDTRLHFPLRGNACLGFRQLDDARWPATPLYTLAINSPQLAKEIAGEGVLNVRLQQTRDADAFVLAEAWLQDGSKVPLSQLSFKLNTLAGSYSGASHYWIDSGSVYQK, encoded by the coding sequence ATGTTTGCCACCCTGTACCCTTACAAACCGAGCGTGACGCTCATTAAAGACAGCGGCATTCAGTTTCTGGATTTCGGCCTTGCTCCGCAGCCCAACGCCCCGCATACCGGGCGCTTCGTGCGTAAAACGGCGAACGGCCCACTATTGCGCCTTGATTACGATGTGGTACCGGGCAAATTTACCCTGCCGGGCACTCAGGGCTCGGCTCCCGAAGTGGTTAAACCGGAAAGCACCATTACGCTTGGCCATTCCCTGAAAGTGCTGGATAAAACCTGGCTGCCGCTGCCGTTCCTGCGCTTTAACCCGCCGCGCACTTTCGTTGGCGGCCCGGATAACTGGGCTCGCGTGCAGATCCGCTGCCTTGAAACGCCTGATTCCGCCGGGAACACCGTGCGAGTTACCCTCGCACTGGATACGAAAATCCTGGCCGATGACAATCCTGCGGCGCATCTCGCCCCCACGCAGAACGACGTACGCAACGGGGCACGTTTTGCCCTCGCCTGGCAAAACGAGGAAATTAACGATTTTATCGATCAGACCTGGGTTGATGGCTGGCTGCGCGAAGTCTTTACACAATTTGCCACCCGCCATGAATCCCGCAGCGAACGCGAAATCAGCAATGCGCTGAAAACCTTCGAGTATCAGGCGCACTATCTCAATATTATCGAAATGCTCGGCGCACAGCTTGCGGTACCGGAAGTAAAAATTGTTACCGCCACGCTGCAAGCCCCGGCGATCCCCGTCGATCTGGTGCTTGATGTGGGCAACACCCACACCTGCGGCGTGTTGATTGAAGATCACGGTGAAGCCAACGACGGTCTGCGCCAGACCGCCGAGCTGCAAATTCGCTCACTCAGCGAACCGCAAACCATCAACGAGGCGATGTTTACCAGCCGCCTCGAGTTTTCCGAAGCCAAATTCGGCAAGCAGCATTTCTCGGTAGAAAGCGGGCGTGATGACGCGTTTGTCTGGCCGTCCATCGCTCGCGTGGGTGATGAAGCCCGCCGCATGGCCTCCGCGCGTTTAGGCACCGACGGGGCGAGCGGTATTTCCAGCCCACGCCGTTATCTGTGGGATGAAACGCCTGCCAGCCAGGACTGGCGTTTTAGCCAGATGGGGCTGAAAACCCAGCGCGAACCGCTGGCGACCGCATTCCCACTGATGAACCTGATGAACGACGACGGGCAGCCGCTCTATTCGCTCCCCCTGGAAGACCGGCTGCCGGTGTTTTCCCCGCAGTACAGCCGCAGCGCGTTAATGACCTTAATGCTGTGCGAATTACTGGCCCAGGCGCTGATGCAAATCAACAGCGTAGGGTCGCGCCAGAGCATGGGGCATCTCAACGCCCCTCGTCAGCTCCGCCATCTGATCCTCACCCTGCCTTCTGCCATGCCAAAACAGGAGCGCGAAATTTTCCGCCAGCGCATGCAGGAGGCGGTGGGTCTGGTGTGGAAAGCAATGGAATGGCACCCCACCGATGAAGGCTTTACCAACGAACGCGATTTCCAGAAAAGCGTGGTGCCGGTGCCCGATGTGCAGATGGAATGGGACGAAGCAACGTGCGGGCAACTGGTGTGGCTGTATAACGAAGCGCTGGTTAATTACGCCGGGCAAAGCGGCAATTTCTTCCAGAGCCTCGCCCGCCCGGATCGCCAACTCACCGCCGACGAACCGCCGGGGAAAACGCTGCGCGTCGCGTCGATTGACATCGGTGGCGGCACCACCGATATGGCGATCACGCAATATCAGCTCGACGATGGGGTCGGCAGCAATGTGAAAATTGCCCCGCGCCTGCTGTTCCGCGAAGGTTTTAAAGTCGCGGGGGATGACATTTTGCTGGATGTTATCCAGCGATGCGTGCTCCCCGCGCTTCAGGCGCAAATTCACCAGGCGGGCGTGGTGGATACCGCAGGGCTGATGACCACGCTGTTTGGCGAGTCCGGGCGCATGGATACTCGCGGCACGCTGCGCCAGCAAACTGCCCTGCAACTGTTTATCCCCCTCGGCCACGCGGTACTGTCGTGCTGGGAAAATAGCGATCCTGACGATCGCCACGCGTCACTCGACGCAACGTTTGGGGAACTGTTAACGCAGCGCCCTACGGATAACGTCATCAATTATGTTCAACAAGCGGTGCAGCATGCCCTTCCCGCCGATGCCCCCGCGTTTGATCTATTCAGCGTGCCGCTGCAGGTGGAAATGCGCGCATTGCAGGACGCGATGCTCGCCGGGCAATTTACGCTGACCGCCCCGCTTCAGGCGCTGTGCGAAGTGATCGGCCATTATTGCTGCGATGTGCTGCTGGTTACCGGACGCCCGGCCTGCCTGCCCGGCGTGCAGGCGATGCTTCGTTACCAGCAGCCGGTGCCGGTGAACCGCATCGTCTGGCTGGATAACTATCAGACGCATGAATGGTACCCGTTCAGCCAGCAGGGGCGCATCGGCAACCCAAAATCAACGGCCGCCGTTGGCGCGATGCTGTGCAGCCTGGCGATGGATTTGCGTCTGCCTGGGTTTAACTTCAAAGCCTCGGATATTCAGGCTTATTCCACGGTGCGCTATCTGGGCATGCTCGACGGGAATAATACCCTTACCGAGAAAAACGTCTGGTATCGGGAGATCGATCTCGACGATCCCAAATCGACGCTCGACACGCGTCTGCATTTTCCGCTGCGTGGCAACGCGTGCCTCGGATTCCGCCAGCTTGATGACGCCCGCTGGCCCGCCACGCCGCTCTACACGCTGGCGATTAACTCCCCGCAGTTAGCCAAAGAGATTGCCGGAGAAGGCGTCCTGAACGTGCGGCTGCAACAAACCCGCGACGCCGACGCCTTTGTGCTGGCGGAAGCCTGGCTACAGGACGGCAGCAAAGTGCCGCTCAGCCAGCTCAGTTTTAAATTAAACACCCTGGCAGGAAGCTATAGCGGTGCCAGCCATTACTGGATTGACAGCGGGAGCGTATACCAAAAATGA
- a CDS encoding ABC-F family ATP-binding cassette domain-containing protein: MSTLLTAQSLSLDTAFGPLLADITFTLKKGDRLGLIGHNGCGKSTLLKLLDGTLSPNSGNVTRAHHCLLARVEQHLPEDLHSLTLLDAVMAKLSVAQQHTDGWRAQALLASMGFDESACQLTAGTLSGGQHTRLLLARALITEPDLLLLDEPSNHLDLPTLLWLEQFLRNWNGSFVLVSHDQHLLDNVTNGTWILRDRGLSFFQLPCSAARAALVERDRTDAHRHQAEQKEIDRIAASAKRLAIWGRVYDNEDLARKAKQMEKRVDKLKDSQTELSAANQWQLILKGEALPADRLLEMENLAVRPAPDCPPLFTLPLNRVKSGDRVAIIGRNGCGKSSLLRLLWQHYRQPQDEKAIRLHGRVNMGYYDQTLHQLRDGDTLLEALEPFAALTERDRKMALISAGFAWLRHGQKVSTLSGGERSRLLFVGLTLARYSLLLLDEPTNHLDMEGKEALAETLQSYEGGVLLVTHDRTLIAKSCNRFWLIDNGELSEWHSLEGLYARLITDNTGDALPPSQQTQAIAQSTTHSEMETWLERLVDLEEKLAQDLARKQSHQKPALQQQWREEIEMLNLRLEEE, from the coding sequence ATGAGCACATTATTAACCGCACAATCTCTTAGCCTTGATACCGCATTCGGCCCTCTGCTGGCAGACATTACCTTTACCCTGAAAAAAGGCGATCGCCTGGGTTTAATCGGCCACAACGGCTGTGGGAAAAGTACCCTCCTGAAATTGCTTGATGGCACGCTTTCGCCCAATAGTGGCAACGTGACGCGGGCGCATCACTGCCTTCTCGCGCGTGTCGAACAGCATCTCCCTGAAGATTTGCATTCACTGACCCTGCTTGACGCGGTGATGGCAAAATTAAGCGTGGCACAACAGCATACCGATGGCTGGCGAGCGCAGGCGCTTCTTGCCAGCATGGGTTTTGATGAATCCGCATGCCAGCTCACCGCCGGAACGTTAAGCGGCGGGCAGCACACGCGATTATTACTGGCGCGCGCGTTGATTACCGAACCCGATCTTCTGCTATTAGACGAGCCGAGTAACCACCTCGATTTGCCGACTTTGCTGTGGCTTGAGCAGTTTTTACGTAACTGGAACGGCAGCTTTGTGCTGGTTTCCCACGATCAACATCTGTTGGATAACGTCACCAACGGAACGTGGATTTTACGCGACCGCGGGCTAAGTTTCTTCCAGTTGCCCTGCTCTGCGGCACGCGCTGCGTTAGTTGAACGTGACCGAACGGATGCCCATCGCCACCAGGCGGAGCAAAAGGAAATTGACCGCATTGCCGCCAGCGCCAAACGGCTGGCGATTTGGGGCCGCGTTTACGATAACGAAGACCTCGCCCGCAAAGCCAAGCAGATGGAAAAGCGCGTAGACAAGTTAAAAGACAGCCAAACCGAGCTGAGTGCTGCAAATCAGTGGCAACTGATTCTGAAAGGTGAAGCGTTACCCGCAGACAGATTGCTGGAGATGGAAAACCTTGCCGTCAGGCCTGCACCAGATTGCCCGCCGCTGTTTACCTTACCGCTGAACCGCGTGAAAAGTGGCGATCGGGTGGCGATCATTGGGCGTAACGGGTGTGGAAAATCGTCTCTGCTACGTTTGCTGTGGCAGCACTATCGGCAGCCGCAGGATGAAAAGGCGATTCGCCTGCATGGACGCGTCAATATGGGGTATTACGACCAGACGCTACACCAGTTACGCGATGGCGACACGCTGCTCGAAGCGCTCGAACCTTTCGCCGCGTTGACCGAGCGTGACCGCAAAATGGCGTTAATCAGCGCCGGATTTGCATGGCTGCGTCACGGGCAAAAGGTGAGTACGTTAAGCGGCGGCGAGCGCTCCAGGCTGCTTTTCGTTGGGCTGACGCTTGCCCGTTATTCTCTGTTATTGCTGGATGAGCCGACCAACCATCTGGATATGGAAGGCAAAGAGGCGCTGGCGGAAACGCTGCAAAGTTACGAAGGCGGCGTGTTATTGGTGACGCATGACCGAACGTTAATCGCGAAAAGCTGCAACCGCTTCTGGCTGATTGATAACGGCGAGCTGAGCGAATGGCACTCTCTGGAGGGCCTTTATGCGCGGCTGATTACGGATAACACAGGCGATGCGTTACCGCCTTCGCAACAGACTCAAGCCATTGCGCAATCAACCACGCATAGCGAAATGGAGACCTGGCTGGAACGGCTGGTGGATCTTGAGGAAAAACTTGCCCAGGATTTAGCCCGTAAACAAAGCCACCAAAAACCCGCTTTACAGCAGCAGTGGCGTGAAGAGATTGAGATGCTGAATCTGCGGCTGGAAGAGGAGTAA
- a CDS encoding virulence factor SrfC family protein, which translates to MNPITSTPHPLVEWVQQTRLTAPLVENEADSLLQKLAAFQQRQHFIDLQAEQPLTLGLYGHSVAGKHHLLTTLLGDHHERIDVSLGGKVLDYLTHINPGQAPAVAVRFTRRELPMAEHYPLLITLWSAATLAQRMIRQYHATATPRLAQPEVISAKLKELQARRQAQPTPGMEPGPLSEIAQTYHQVVRRQHHLDNALWQQITHLLPWLSCADQAALLAPLWGDNSAFTARWQHLAETLNHLGHATQVLAPSSLLVDTFLLPVEGFLIATTPDEPEINADVMVCPLAGQQTGSQVSLAQTDLQQLSAEITLSLNHQPRLAQVDVVDIPLDGLDDYAQSLQPDKLLVCNAAAGRQSVNAAGKMLARWVDKTQASNATTPGLIWAITPRDARFSGINLDEGVQRIIGLPGKRWGTLQALDSRNMHRLLEWMADALVPAQRALRIGMLQKALHSEIRALFSAILDGENLTPERARSQAEELVRALQSHATLHGELLASLLPERHALQHCWVNHQQLHNQQPAGFSLDIDLFAEESRDTSPGPGENNFASAVHLLWVNHLRQLATRREMAHLSGLDNTQRQALCQLLIITSYRLKLPEQLASALRNGDGSMAQEITCVSAVLGDFISWLGYAQSEPSQRPASRVNKGSPVFAPLKQATADKRLVRLGEQPVRGNTLYVYDWLVALYTRAVENIGYRHPQDVTDVQRARLRGIVE; encoded by the coding sequence ATGAATCCAATAACCTCAACGCCGCACCCTCTGGTGGAGTGGGTTCAACAGACCCGATTGACGGCCCCGCTGGTTGAAAATGAAGCCGATAGCCTGCTGCAAAAATTAGCCGCTTTCCAACAGCGCCAGCATTTTATTGACTTACAGGCGGAGCAACCACTAACACTTGGCTTGTATGGGCACTCCGTGGCGGGTAAACATCATCTGCTCACCACACTGCTTGGGGATCACCACGAACGCATTGACGTCTCCCTTGGCGGAAAAGTTCTGGATTATCTGACGCACATTAATCCAGGCCAGGCGCCCGCCGTTGCGGTGCGTTTTACGCGTCGTGAACTGCCGATGGCAGAACATTATCCGCTGCTGATTACGCTCTGGAGTGCTGCAACGCTCGCCCAGCGTATGATCCGCCAGTATCACGCCACGGCGACTCCCCGTCTGGCGCAACCGGAAGTCATTAGCGCAAAACTTAAAGAGCTTCAGGCGAGACGCCAGGCGCAACCGACGCCGGGAATGGAACCTGGGCCGCTTTCAGAAATCGCGCAGACTTACCACCAGGTGGTGCGTCGCCAGCATCATCTGGATAACGCCCTCTGGCAGCAAATAACCCATCTGCTGCCGTGGCTCAGTTGCGCCGATCAAGCCGCGTTGCTGGCCCCGTTATGGGGCGATAATTCGGCCTTTACCGCGCGCTGGCAACATCTTGCCGAAACGCTGAACCATCTGGGGCATGCAACGCAGGTATTAGCCCCTTCCAGCCTGCTGGTGGATACGTTCCTGCTCCCGGTTGAAGGTTTTTTAATTGCGACCACGCCAGACGAACCCGAAATCAACGCCGATGTGATGGTTTGCCCGCTCGCCGGGCAGCAGACCGGCAGCCAGGTGAGCCTGGCGCAAACGGATTTACAGCAACTGAGCGCTGAAATCACCCTTTCGCTTAACCATCAGCCGCGACTGGCGCAGGTAGACGTGGTGGATATTCCGCTCGATGGGCTCGATGATTACGCCCAGTCTCTACAACCGGATAAATTGCTGGTCTGCAATGCCGCAGCCGGGCGCCAGAGCGTGAATGCCGCAGGGAAAATGCTCGCCCGTTGGGTGGATAAAACCCAGGCCAGCAACGCCACCACGCCGGGGCTGATTTGGGCCATTACCCCACGGGATGCCCGATTTAGCGGGATTAATCTCGATGAAGGCGTGCAGCGCATTATCGGCCTGCCGGGAAAACGCTGGGGCACGCTGCAAGCCCTCGACAGTCGTAATATGCACCGTTTGCTGGAATGGATGGCTGATGCCCTGGTTCCGGCGCAACGGGCGCTGCGCATCGGGATGCTGCAAAAGGCGTTACACAGTGAGATCCGCGCCCTATTCAGCGCCATTCTGGACGGTGAAAACCTGACGCCAGAACGCGCCCGCTCGCAGGCGGAAGAGCTGGTGCGGGCTTTGCAATCTCACGCCACGCTTCACGGCGAACTGCTCGCAAGCCTTCTGCCTGAGCGCCACGCCTTGCAGCACTGTTGGGTAAACCATCAGCAATTGCATAACCAACAGCCTGCGGGTTTCAGCCTGGATATTGACCTGTTCGCGGAAGAAAGTCGCGATACGTCGCCAGGGCCTGGGGAGAATAACTTCGCCAGCGCCGTGCATCTGCTGTGGGTTAACCATCTGCGCCAGTTGGCAACGCGCCGTGAAATGGCGCATCTTTCAGGCCTGGATAACACGCAGCGCCAGGCGCTTTGTCAGTTGCTGATTATCACCAGTTACCGCCTGAAATTACCTGAGCAACTGGCGTCTGCTTTGCGCAATGGCGACGGCAGCATGGCGCAAGAGATCACCTGCGTGAGCGCGGTGTTAGGCGATTTTATAAGCTGGTTAGGGTACGCGCAGAGTGAGCCGTCGCAACGCCCGGCAAGCCGCGTGAATAAAGGCTCACCAGTCTTCGCCCCCCTTAAACAGGCCACCGCCGACAAACGCCTGGTGCGTTTAGGTGAGCAGCCCGTTCGCGGGAATACGCTGTATGTCTACGACTGGCTGGTTGCGCTCTACACCCGCGCGGTGGAAAACATCGGCTATCGCCATCCGCAGGATGTGACAGATGTACAGCGTGCGCGGCTGCGGGGGATCGTGGAATAA